In Candidatus Woesebacteria bacterium, one DNA window encodes the following:
- a CDS encoding LUD domain-containing protein yields the protein MILVQLNEKFGELASDERIKKTASALKENGFEVEVVENKEEVKRKVLEMIPEGSEVFTMSSQTLEQVSLSDAINNSGKYNSVRNKLFTMDRNTQAREMARLGAAPDWVVSSVHAVTEDGHLIIASNTGSQLSAEAYAGGKVIFVVGVQKIVKDNQEGIKRIYEYCLPLEDERARKAYGMGSNVSKILIINKEIFPERITVFLVKEKLGF from the coding sequence GTGATTTTAGTGCAATTAAACGAAAAATTTGGAGAATTGGCAAGCGACGAGAGAATAAAAAAGACGGCTTCTGCTTTAAAGGAAAATGGCTTTGAAGTTGAAGTTGTTGAGAATAAAGAAGAGGTAAAAAGAAAGGTCTTGGAGATGATTCCCGAAGGTTCTGAGGTTTTTACAATGTCATCCCAGACTTTAGAGCAGGTCAGCCTTTCTGATGCGATCAATAATTCAGGTAAGTACAACTCGGTAAGAAATAAGCTTTTTACTATGGATAGAAATACCCAAGCTAGGGAAATGGCAAGGCTTGGTGCTGCTCCTGATTGGGTGGTCTCTTCGGTTCATGCGGTAACAGAGGATGGTCATTTAATTATTGCTTCAAATACAGGAAGTCAGCTTTCGGCTGAGGCTTATGCAGGAGGAAAGGTTATCTTTGTAGTTGGGGTGCAGAAGATAGTTAAAGATAATCAGGAAGGGATAAAACGAATTTATGAATATTGTTTGCCTCTTGAGGATGAAAGAGCAAGAAAAGCGTATGGAATGGGAAGCAATGTCAGCAAAATCCTGATTATCAATAAAGAAATCTTTCCAGAAAGAATAACCGTCTTTTTGGTAAAAGAAAAGCTTGGTTTTTAG
- a CDS encoding Protein-disulfide isomerase DsbG, giving the protein MQEDLTRKERRRLFEEKKKGEARKSLLFSKLRKAASWGLILILAIFLGARFWRWLRTPPPDISKLVSEVKAEDWVKGGKEGKIILVEYSDFQCPSCASYQPIIEALLNDFPNDLRFVYRHFPLVAIHKNALSAAMAVEAAGLQGKFWEMHDLLFEKQAEWSQKSDPKDFFVGYAKELGLDEKEFISDFESKSLDEKLKSSLKEADSLGLSYTPTFFLDGREIKPRSYEEFKKLIEEELKSKSQ; this is encoded by the coding sequence ATGCAAGAAGATTTGACAAGGAAAGAAAGGAGAAGGTTGTTTGAAGAAAAGAAAAAGGGAGAGGCTAGAAAGTCTCTTCTTTTTTCAAAGCTAAGAAAGGCTGCTTCTTGGGGATTGATCCTTATTTTGGCTATTTTTTTAGGCGCTAGGTTTTGGAGGTGGCTTAGGACGCCTCCTCCTGATATCTCAAAACTAGTCTCCGAGGTAAAAGCTGAGGATTGGGTTAAGGGTGGTAAAGAAGGGAAAATTATTTTGGTTGAATATAGTGATTTTCAATGTCCTTCTTGCGCTAGTTATCAGCCTATAATTGAGGCTCTTCTTAACGATTTTCCCAATGATTTAAGGTTTGTTTATAGACATTTTCCTCTTGTTGCAATTCACAAAAACGCACTTTCAGCAGCAATGGCCGTTGAGGCTGCAGGCCTGCAAGGCAAATTTTGGGAGATGCACGATCTCCTTTTTGAGAAGCAAGCCGAATGGAGTCAGAAGTCAGATCCCAAAGATTTCTTTGTGGGCTATGCCAAAGAACTTGGTCTTGATGAGAAAGAATTTATTTCTGATTTTGAATCAAAGAGTTTGGATGAGAAATTAAAAAGCAGCCTCAAGGAGGCTGATAGCCTAGGTCTTTCTTACACCCCCACCTTCTTTCTTGATGGCAGAGAAATTAAACCCCGCAGTTATGAGGAGTTTAAGAAATTGATAGAGGAGGAATTAAAAAGTAAATCACAATGA
- a CDS encoding Disulfide bond formation protein, BdbC-like yields the protein MTPEVVIKFLALLTLFSNLFIAFLILFLVVFSFLKVRYGQALLSFLRERYLLFSLLVSLVATAGSLFLSEIAHFEPCKLCWFQRIFMYPLPLILGISIYKRIREVTSFVLPFSLIGSIIALYHYYVQTNPQALAPCSIVGFSVSCSERFFTYFGYITIPWMSFSAFFLIFVFMILGGRGLKKR from the coding sequence ATGACACCTGAAGTTGTAATTAAATTTCTTGCACTTTTGACTTTGTTTTCCAACCTCTTTATTGCCTTTTTGATTCTTTTTTTAGTAGTCTTTTCTTTTTTAAAGGTAAGATATGGGCAAGCTTTATTGTCTTTCTTGAGAGAAAGGTATCTTTTGTTTTCACTTCTTGTTTCGTTGGTAGCAACTGCTGGGAGCCTATTTTTGTCTGAAATTGCTCATTTTGAGCCTTGCAAGCTTTGTTGGTTCCAGAGAATTTTTATGTATCCACTACCTTTAATTTTGGGAATTTCAATTTATAAAAGGATAAGAGAGGTCACAAGTTTTGTTCTTCCTTTTTCTTTGATAGGTTCTATTATTGCTCTTTATCATTATTATGTTCAAACCAATCCGCAAGCTCTGGCCCCATGTTCGATAGTTGGCTTTTCTGTTTCCTGCAGCGAGCGGTTTTTTACTTATTTTGGTTATATAACAATTCCCTGGATGAGCTTTTCAGCATTTTTTCTGATTTTTGTTTTTATGATTTTGGGAGGTCGGGGTTTGAAAAAACGGTGA